A single genomic interval of Oscillatoria salina IIICB1 harbors:
- a CDS encoding THUMP domain-containing class I SAM-dependent RNA methyltransferase, with the protein MNRYFATVARGLESIAAQEIEKLGGKEVRPDFTGVHFSGDKALLYKVNLWGRTIFRVLMPIKEFPCHNREQLYREVQKISWSEYLQPLNTLAVNCTGGNRQLNHTHFSALEVKNAIADQQRQQTGKRSSVDVQNPDLLINLHIYQNRATLSLDSSGDSLHRRGYRPAMGLAPLKETLAAALLTIAEYSPNLPFFDPLCGSGTLPLEACLKSLNIAPGLYRKRFGFQTWRDFDADLWQEILQQAQNSQLAELPAPIWGSDADKKVIQQAQINAEKCGLEAQISFSQKQLTEVEPIADSGIIICNPPYGKRIGDVAELGEFYKLLGDVFKQRFKGWTAYILTGNKELAKRVGLKASRRIPVYNGSLPCTFLKYELY; encoded by the coding sequence ATGAATCGTTATTTTGCTACCGTTGCTCGCGGTTTAGAATCAATTGCCGCACAGGAAATCGAAAAATTGGGCGGCAAAGAAGTGCGTCCAGATTTTACTGGCGTACATTTTTCTGGTGACAAAGCTTTGCTTTACAAAGTGAATCTTTGGGGGAGAACTATTTTTCGAGTTTTGATGCCAATTAAAGAATTTCCGTGTCATAATCGAGAGCAATTGTACCGCGAAGTGCAAAAAATTTCTTGGTCAGAATATCTTCAGCCATTAAATACTTTAGCGGTAAATTGCACTGGAGGCAATCGGCAACTCAATCATACTCATTTTAGTGCGCTGGAAGTCAAAAACGCGATCGCCGACCAACAACGTCAGCAAACCGGAAAACGTTCCAGTGTCGATGTCCAAAATCCCGATTTGTTAATCAATCTTCACATTTACCAAAATCGAGCCACTTTAAGTTTAGATAGCTCTGGAGATAGTTTACATCGACGCGGCTATCGTCCCGCAATGGGATTAGCCCCACTCAAAGAAACCCTCGCTGCTGCATTATTAACCATCGCCGAATATTCACCCAATTTACCTTTTTTTGACCCTTTATGTGGTTCGGGAACTTTACCTTTAGAAGCTTGTTTAAAGAGTTTAAATATTGCACCAGGTTTGTATAGAAAACGATTTGGTTTTCAAACTTGGCGCGATTTTGACGCCGATTTATGGCAAGAAATTTTACAACAAGCACAAAACAGTCAATTAGCCGAATTACCAGCACCAATTTGGGGTAGCGATGCTGACAAAAAGGTTATTCAGCAAGCGCAAATTAATGCCGAAAAATGCGGACTAGAAGCGCAAATTAGTTTCTCGCAAAAACAGTTAACTGAAGTTGAACCAATCGCCGATTCTGGGATAATTATTTGTAATCCCCCCTATGGAAAACGAATCGGAGATGTAGCAGAATTGGGAGAATTTTATAAGTTACTTGGGGATGTATTTAAGCAGCGTTTCAAAGGTTGGACGGCTTATATTTTGACGGGAAATAAAGAATTAGCTAAACGAGTTGGTTTGAAAGCTTCGCGACGCATTCCCGTTTATAATGGTTCGTTACCTTGCACTTTCCTCAAGTATGAATTGTATTAA
- the purT gene encoding formate-dependent phosphoribosylglycinamide formyltransferase, translating to MVNSRKLPQKIMLLGSGELGKEFVIAAQRLGNFVVAVDRYPNAPAMQVADCAEVISMLDGDQLETIVEQYQPNFIVPEIEAIRTEKLLELEQRGYTVIPTAAATNYTMNRDRIRELASQELGIRTAKYAYASSLDQLQQVAEEIGFPNVVKPVMSSSGKGQSVVKSQTEVEKSWNYAIAGARGESKKIIIEEFIDFEIEITLLTIKQWNAPTIFCPPIGHRQERGDYQESWQPANIRPEIVQEAENIARKITDALGGAGIFGVEFFITKDEVIFSELSPRPHDTGMVTLISQNLNEFELHLRAILGLPIPKIELFAPSASAVILAQENSDSIIFSGVAEALATPDVDVRLFGKPDSRPFRRMGVALAKGNSVAEAREKAKSAAQKIEIVKE from the coding sequence ATGGTTAATTCACGCAAACTTCCCCAAAAAATTATGCTCCTTGGTTCGGGAGAATTAGGTAAAGAATTTGTTATCGCCGCCCAACGTTTGGGTAACTTTGTTGTTGCTGTCGATCGCTATCCGAACGCACCAGCGATGCAAGTTGCTGATTGTGCAGAAGTTATTTCGATGCTTGACGGTGACCAACTAGAAACAATAGTTGAGCAATATCAACCTAATTTTATTGTGCCAGAAATCGAAGCAATTCGCACGGAAAAATTACTGGAATTGGAGCAACGAGGCTATACCGTTATTCCTACCGCAGCCGCAACAAATTATACAATGAATCGCGATCGCATTCGCGAATTAGCTTCTCAAGAGTTAGGGATTAGAACTGCAAAATATGCTTATGCTTCCAGTTTAGATCAATTGCAACAAGTTGCTGAAGAAATTGGCTTTCCTAACGTAGTTAAACCGGTGATGTCCTCGTCAGGAAAAGGTCAATCTGTGGTAAAATCTCAAACAGAGGTAGAAAAGTCTTGGAATTACGCGATCGCGGGAGCAAGAGGGGAAAGTAAAAAGATAATTATTGAAGAATTTATTGACTTTGAAATTGAAATAACTCTGTTAACAATTAAACAATGGAACGCCCCCACAATTTTTTGTCCGCCAATTGGACATCGCCAAGAAAGAGGCGATTATCAAGAATCTTGGCAACCCGCAAATATTCGCCCAGAAATTGTACAAGAAGCTGAAAATATTGCTCGCAAAATTACTGATGCTTTAGGTGGTGCAGGAATTTTTGGCGTAGAATTTTTTATCACTAAAGATGAGGTAATCTTTTCGGAACTTTCCCCTCGTCCTCATGATACGGGAATGGTAACTTTAATTTCGCAAAACCTCAATGAATTTGAGTTACATTTACGCGCAATTCTCGGCTTACCAATTCCCAAAATAGAACTATTTGCTCCTTCAGCTAGTGCAGTTATTTTAGCTCAGGAAAATTCCGACTCAATTATCTTTTCAGGTGTCGCAGAAGCTTTAGCAACACCAGATGTTGATGTGCGTTTATTTGGTAAACCTGATTCTCGTCCTTTCCGTCGCATGGGAGTAGCTTTAGCGAAAGGAAATTCAGTTGCAGAAGCACGAGAAAAAGCAAAATCTGCTGCACAAAAAATTGAGATTGTCAAGGAGTAA
- a CDS encoding DUF29 domain-containing protein yields MSNLYETDFYAWTQTQAKLLQLGDFSKLDLPNLIEEIASLGKQQRQELRNRLSILLGDLLKWHYQPEKRSRSWLAIIRIQIRDILRLLRDNPSRKSYQEEALAEAYENGRDLAVKETNLPFSTFPPACPYSLDEILRDRYYPGQPSLELESEI; encoded by the coding sequence ATGTCTAATCTCTACGAAACTGATTTCTATGCCTGGACGCAAACTCAAGCAAAGCTACTACAATTAGGTGATTTTAGCAAGTTAGATTTACCAAACTTAATTGAGGAAATCGCATCTTTGGGGAAACAGCAACGTCAAGAATTACGAAATCGCCTCAGTATTTTACTCGGAGATTTATTAAAATGGCATTATCAACCGGAAAAACGCAGTCGTAGTTGGTTAGCAATAATTCGCATACAAATACGAGACATTTTAAGATTGTTGCGAGATAATCCGAGTCGGAAATCTTACCAAGAAGAAGCATTAGCAGAAGCTTATGAAAATGGTAGAGATTTAGCAGTAAAAGAAACTAATTTACCCTTTTCCACTTTTCCCCCAGCTTGTCCTTATAGTTTAGACGAAATTTTACGCGATCGCTACTACCCCGGTCAACCCAGTCTTGAATTAGAATCAGAAATTTAG
- a CDS encoding DUF29 domain-containing protein — MASLLYNTDYLAWLAEQINYLKDKRLENLDCDYLISELEGIGKSDRRSLASNLMVLLAHLLKWKYQPEKLCGSGLGSIKEHRRRCLKILDDSPSLRNYLVTILEECYADARDLAATETELSLAIFPVNCPFEIEEILNPDFLPELTNFA; from the coding sequence ATGGCTAGTCTACTGTATAATACTGATTATCTTGCTTGGTTAGCTGAACAAATAAATTATCTCAAAGATAAACGGCTAGAAAATTTAGATTGCGATTATTTAATTAGCGAATTGGAAGGAATTGGTAAAAGCGATCGCCGTTCGTTAGCAAGCAATTTAATGGTTTTATTAGCACATTTATTGAAGTGGAAATATCAACCAGAAAAACTTTGTGGAAGTGGGTTAGGTTCGATTAAAGAACATCGTCGTCGTTGCTTAAAAATTCTTGATGATAGTCCTAGTTTGAGAAATTATTTAGTTACTATTCTTGAGGAATGTTACGCAGATGCTAGAGATTTGGCTGCAACAGAAACGGAACTTTCTTTAGCAATATTTCCGGTTAATTGTCCTTTTGAAATTGAAGAAATTCTCAATCCTGATTTTCTTCCAGAGTTAACTAATTTTGCTTAA
- a CDS encoding DUF1517 domain-containing protein, which translates to MLSQLKVKFLLATVVSFALINSVKFHLPTSNQFDSVEIGIEKAEAKKSGGRSGGGSFKRSSPSSRSSSPSRSTTTSPSNSNSSRPSSKPSPSPVTSPGNTRPTTVSPRNSGSSGGNTTIVVPNNSSSSDRRSTSAATYSQNSNWVANLFLFGLFLIFGLITFAVFFFILKALMSSNNNNNTVANAIETERDNDIVTISKLQIALLATATGVQTELSLLSLNADTETETGLVELLQESALVLLRNSDRWSHVSSSSESINIENAESAFNKISLSERSKFSHESLVNVSGRISSRTTTNSNNVDLGSCLVVTLLAGTADDKPLFGEIRSVDELKEALEKLASVRSDYLMKFELLWTPQAEGESLTYDEMLSEYAAMYQLV; encoded by the coding sequence ATGTTAAGCCAACTTAAAGTTAAATTTCTCCTCGCTACAGTCGTTTCTTTTGCACTGATTAATAGTGTTAAATTTCACTTACCGACAAGTAACCAATTTGACTCGGTAGAAATTGGGATTGAAAAAGCTGAGGCAAAAAAAAGCGGCGGACGTAGCGGTGGCGGTTCCTTTAAGCGTTCTTCTCCTAGTTCTCGCAGTAGTTCGCCAAGTCGTTCGACCACTACTTCTCCTTCTAATAGTAATTCTTCTCGTCCGAGCAGTAAACCGAGTCCCTCTCCAGTAACTTCTCCTGGAAATACTCGTCCCACCACCGTTTCCCCTAGAAATTCTGGTTCCTCTGGTGGTAATACAACGATCGTTGTTCCTAATAATAGCTCTAGTAGCGATCGCCGTTCCACTTCCGCCGCTACCTACTCTCAAAACTCAAATTGGGTAGCTAACCTATTTCTGTTTGGCTTATTCTTAATATTTGGTTTAATTACATTTGCGGTTTTCTTCTTTATTCTCAAAGCCTTGATGTCTAGCAACAATAACAATAACACCGTTGCTAATGCAATTGAAACCGAACGCGATAACGATATTGTCACTATTTCTAAACTACAAATAGCCCTCTTAGCTACCGCTACTGGTGTCCAAACAGAATTATCTCTACTTAGTCTTAATGCTGATACCGAAACCGAAACAGGACTAGTCGAATTGTTGCAAGAATCAGCTTTAGTCTTATTACGAAATTCCGATCGCTGGAGTCACGTTTCCTCTAGTTCTGAGTCAATTAACATCGAAAATGCTGAATCTGCATTTAACAAAATTTCCTTATCCGAACGTAGCAAATTTAGCCACGAAAGTTTAGTTAATGTTAGCGGTAGAATTAGTTCCAGAACTACTACTAATAGTAATAACGTTGACTTGGGTTCTTGTCTCGTCGTCACTTTACTCGCAGGTACAGCCGACGACAAACCTCTTTTCGGTGAAATTCGTTCTGTAGATGAGTTAAAAGAAGCTTTAGAAAAACTTGCCTCCGTACGGTCTGATTATTTAATGAAGTTTGAGTTACTTTGGACTCCTCAAGCTGAAGGTGAAAGTCTCACCTACGACGAAATGTTAAGTGAATATGCCGCGATGTATCAGTTAGTGTAA
- the trmD gene encoding tRNA (guanosine(37)-N1)-methyltransferase TrmD gives MRLDIVTLFPDFFSSPLSSSLLGKALAKQIAEVYLINPRDFTHDKHHRVDDEPYGGGVGMLLKPEPIFAAVESLPVLPKREIILMSPQGEPLKQQLLVEFASNYDQLVIICGHYEGVDDRVRYLVDREVSLGDFVLTCGEIPALTLINGVVRLLPGTVGKEESLKAESFEAGLLDYPQYTRPPVFRDWEVPAVLRSGNHAQIDRWRQKQQIQRTRDRRPDLYAEWLKANPDYLQTPE, from the coding sequence GTGCGATTAGATATTGTAACTCTATTTCCGGATTTTTTTAGTTCTCCTCTGAGTTCTAGTTTGCTCGGTAAAGCACTAGCTAAACAGATTGCTGAGGTATATTTAATCAATCCTCGCGATTTTACTCATGATAAACATCACCGTGTTGATGACGAACCTTATGGTGGTGGTGTGGGAATGCTACTTAAGCCAGAACCGATTTTTGCGGCGGTGGAGTCGTTACCAGTTTTACCCAAGCGGGAAATAATTTTGATGTCGCCTCAAGGGGAACCACTTAAGCAACAATTGTTAGTGGAGTTCGCTAGTAATTACGATCAGTTAGTCATCATTTGCGGACATTATGAAGGAGTGGACGATCGCGTTCGCTATTTGGTAGATCGTGAGGTGTCTTTGGGCGATTTTGTCTTAACCTGTGGGGAAATTCCGGCGTTAACTTTGATTAATGGTGTGGTTCGCTTGTTACCGGGAACTGTGGGTAAGGAAGAATCTCTGAAAGCGGAAAGTTTTGAAGCGGGTTTGCTCGATTATCCTCAGTATACACGACCGCCAGTGTTTCGCGATTGGGAAGTCCCAGCCGTGCTGCGATCGGGAAATCACGCCCAAATCGATCGCTGGCGTCAAAAACAGCAAATACAGCGAACGCGCGATCGCCGTCCGGATTTGTATGCAGAATGGTTAAAAGCTAATCCTGATTACTTACAAACACCGGAATAA
- a CDS encoding cyanophycinase: protein MLHIDSQAQELRMSQSTKTAILVIGGAEDKVHGREILHTFFERAGGSEASLGIIPSASREPGIIGSRYERIFAEMGAKEIKILDVRDRAHGEDSYYIEYVQNCTGIFMTGGDQLRLCGLLADTPLMEVLLKRVRLCEISLAGTSAGAAVMGHHMIGGGGSGESPNRSLVDMTMGLGIIPEVIIDQHFHNRNRTARLLSAVAMNPDRLGIGIDEDTCVIFEQDGVLRVMGRGTVTIVDPAQLSYTNQVMVGASDPLNLHNLRVHILCHGDRYHLQQRQPISPDIEDRVNAISDSDRLVKGDE from the coding sequence ATGCTGCATATCGATTCTCAAGCCCAAGAATTAAGGATGTCTCAATCAACAAAAACCGCGATCCTGGTAATAGGAGGTGCGGAAGATAAAGTACATGGTAGGGAAATCCTCCACACTTTTTTCGAGCGTGCTGGAGGTAGTGAGGCATCCTTGGGAATTATTCCCTCGGCATCCAGAGAACCAGGAATAATTGGCAGCCGCTATGAACGTATTTTTGCAGAAATGGGTGCGAAAGAAATCAAAATCTTGGATGTCCGCGATCGCGCTCATGGCGAAGATTCATATTACATCGAATATGTACAAAATTGTACCGGAATTTTTATGACAGGCGGCGACCAATTGCGCCTGTGTGGGTTGTTAGCAGATACTCCGTTAATGGAAGTTTTACTCAAGCGAGTACGACTGTGCGAAATTAGTTTAGCCGGAACTAGTGCAGGAGCGGCAGTTATGGGACATCATATGATTGGTGGCGGGGGTAGTGGAGAATCTCCTAATCGCTCTTTGGTAGATATGACAATGGGATTGGGAATAATTCCCGAAGTAATTATCGATCAACACTTTCATAATCGCAATCGCACGGCTCGTTTACTGAGTGCAGTAGCAATGAATCCCGATCGTCTGGGAATTGGTATTGATGAAGATACCTGTGTCATTTTTGAGCAAGATGGAGTTTTGCGCGTCATGGGTAGAGGTACAGTCACAATAGTCGATCCCGCACAATTGTCTTACACTAATCAAGTGATGGTAGGAGCAAGCGATCCTCTCAACCTGCACAACTTGCGCGTTCATATTCTGTGTCATGGCGATCGCTATCACCTCCAACAGCGACAACCAATCTCCCCCGATATAGAAGATCGGGTTAATGCTATTTCTGATTCCGATCGCCTAGTTAAAGGAGATGAATAA
- the cphA gene encoding cyanophycin synthetase has translation MKILRTNTLRGPNYWSIRYKNLIVMRLDLEELSEKPSNEIPGFYEELSRVLPSLIEHRCSPGCRGGFLQRVQEGTMMGHIIEHIALELQELAGMSVGFGRTRETSEPGVYNVVFEYVEEQAGRYAGRAAVRLCQSIVDTGTYPQSELDQDIADLKDIYANSALGPSTEAIVKEAEARKIPWIQLSARAMLQLGYGVHQKRLQATLTDYSSILAVELACDKEGTKLILQDSGVPVPRGTVIQYLDDLEKAIEDVGGYPIVIKPLDGNHGRGITIDINSWEEAEEAYDLASTASKTRTVIVERYYQGSDHRVLVVSGKVVAVAKRVPAHVVGDGHLTIEELIEKTNRDPNRGEGHDNILTKITVDKMALSVLSRQGYSLDTVLPPKEVAYLRATANLSTGGVAIDLTDDIHPENVWLAERIAKIVGLDIAGIDIVTPDIAKPLRDVDGVVVEVNAAPGFRMHACPSEGLPRNVGAAVLDMLFPRGTECRIPITAITGTNGKTTTTRLIAHIYRQTQKVVGYTTTDGIYIDDHLVEKGDTTGPQSAQTILKDPTVEVAVLETARGGMLRSGLAFDKCDVGLVLNVAADHLGIGDIDTVEQLAHLKCVVAETVGAEGCTVLNADDPLVSKMAKRVKAEVAYFSMNPDNPIIQEHVRRGGLAAVYENGYLSILEGDWTLRVEKAENVPITMKGMAPFMIANALAACLATYVRGVDLEMIRQGVRTFTAGVNQTPGRMNLFDLGKFHALVDYAHNPASYEALGGFIRNWQGEKIGVVGGPGDRRNEDLIMLGEISARIFDRVIVKEDDDPRGRERGEVADLIVKGIKEVNPDSDYETILNEEKAIRIGLDEASEDSLVVILPESVSRAISLIKERQKL, from the coding sequence ATGAAAATTCTCAGAACTAATACCCTACGCGGTCCTAATTATTGGAGCATTCGCTACAAAAACTTAATTGTTATGCGTCTCGATTTGGAGGAACTCTCAGAAAAGCCCTCCAACGAGATTCCTGGTTTCTATGAAGAATTAAGCCGAGTGCTACCTAGCTTGATCGAACATCGCTGTTCCCCTGGCTGTCGCGGTGGCTTTCTCCAGCGAGTCCAAGAAGGAACAATGATGGGACATATCATCGAACACATTGCTCTGGAACTGCAAGAACTTGCGGGAATGTCGGTCGGATTTGGTCGCACCAGAGAAACTTCTGAACCTGGAGTTTATAATGTCGTCTTTGAGTATGTGGAGGAACAAGCCGGACGCTATGCAGGTAGAGCCGCAGTCAGATTGTGTCAAAGTATCGTCGATACAGGTACTTATCCTCAATCAGAATTAGACCAAGATATAGCAGACCTCAAAGATATCTACGCTAATTCAGCTTTGGGTCCTTCCACAGAAGCGATCGTCAAAGAAGCTGAAGCTCGCAAAATCCCTTGGATACAACTTAGTGCTAGAGCAATGCTTCAGCTTGGTTATGGGGTACACCAAAAGCGCTTGCAAGCAACTTTAACCGATTATTCGAGTATTTTGGCTGTAGAGTTAGCTTGCGATAAAGAAGGAACCAAGCTGATTTTACAAGATTCAGGCGTTCCCGTACCGCGAGGAACGGTGATTCAGTATCTCGACGATTTGGAAAAGGCGATTGAAGATGTGGGTGGCTATCCCATCGTGATTAAGCCTCTTGATGGCAACCACGGACGCGGGATCACGATTGATATTAATAGTTGGGAAGAAGCTGAAGAAGCTTACGATCTCGCCAGTACCGCTTCTAAAACACGTACGGTAATTGTCGAACGTTATTATCAGGGTAGCGATCATCGGGTTCTGGTTGTTAGTGGCAAAGTCGTAGCGGTGGCAAAACGAGTTCCCGCCCACGTTGTCGGTGACGGTCATTTAACAATTGAAGAATTGATTGAGAAAACAAATCGCGACCCCAATCGTGGCGAGGGACACGATAATATTTTAACCAAGATTACGGTTGATAAAATGGCGCTCTCGGTTTTGAGTCGCCAAGGTTACAGTTTGGATACAGTGCTGCCCCCAAAAGAGGTGGCTTATTTACGCGCTACGGCTAATTTGAGTACGGGTGGTGTGGCAATTGACCTCACTGATGATATTCACCCGGAAAATGTTTGGTTAGCAGAACGCATTGCGAAAATTGTTGGTTTGGATATTGCGGGTATTGATATTGTTACTCCCGATATCGCGAAACCGTTGCGAGATGTAGATGGCGTGGTAGTGGAAGTTAATGCTGCTCCGGGATTTCGGATGCATGCTTGTCCCAGCGAAGGTTTACCTCGCAATGTGGGTGCGGCGGTGCTGGATATGCTGTTTCCTAGAGGAACTGAATGCCGAATTCCGATTACGGCGATTACGGGAACTAATGGGAAAACTACGACTACCCGCTTGATTGCCCATATTTATCGCCAAACTCAGAAAGTGGTCGGATATACGACTACGGATGGAATTTATATTGATGACCATTTGGTGGAAAAAGGCGATACCACAGGTCCCCAAAGCGCTCAGACGATCTTGAAAGATCCGACGGTAGAAGTGGCTGTCTTGGAAACGGCTCGCGGTGGTATGCTGCGATCGGGTTTGGCATTTGATAAGTGCGATGTGGGTTTGGTATTGAATGTGGCGGCGGATCATTTGGGAATCGGCGATATTGATACAGTTGAGCAATTAGCTCATCTCAAGTGTGTGGTAGCTGAAACTGTTGGTGCTGAAGGTTGTACGGTACTGAATGCTGACGATCCTCTAGTCTCGAAAATGGCGAAGCGGGTAAAGGCGGAAGTTGCTTATTTCTCGATGAATCCAGATAATCCGATTATTCAAGAGCACGTTCGCCGAGGTGGTTTGGCGGCAGTTTACGAAAACGGTTATCTCTCGATTTTAGAAGGAGATTGGACGTTACGGGTAGAAAAGGCGGAGAATGTCCCGATTACGATGAAAGGCATGGCTCCGTTTATGATTGCTAATGCTTTGGCTGCTTGTTTGGCGACTTATGTGCGTGGTGTGGATTTGGAAATGATTCGCCAAGGGGTGAGAACTTTCACGGCTGGGGTGAATCAAACGCCGGGACGGATGAATTTGTTCGATTTGGGTAAGTTTCATGCTTTGGTGGATTATGCTCATAATCCCGCTAGTTATGAGGCTTTGGGCGGTTTTATCCGTAATTGGCAAGGAGAAAAAATTGGTGTTGTTGGCGGTCCTGGCGATCGCCGTAATGAAGATTTGATTATGTTGGGCGAAATTTCGGCTCGGATCTTTGACCGCGTTATCGTTAAGGAAGATGACGATCCCAGGGGAAGGGAACGTGGTGAAGTTGCCGATCTCATTGTTAAGGGAATTAAGGAAGTAAATCCTGATTCTGATTATGAGACGATTCTCAATGAAGAAAAGGCGATCCGCATTGGTTTAGATGAAGCCAGCGAAGATAGTTTAGTGGTAATTTTACCCGAAAGTGTTAGTCGTGCTATTTCTTTGATTAAGGAACGGCAAAAGTTGTAA
- the tatA gene encoding twin-arginine translocase TatA/TatE family subunit: MFGLGLPEAVVIAVIALLIFGPKKIPEMGSALGKTLRGFKEEMNNPREDDVDYEKEDS, from the coding sequence ATGTTTGGTTTAGGTTTACCAGAAGCGGTAGTAATTGCAGTTATCGCACTCCTGATTTTCGGTCCGAAGAAAATTCCGGAAATGGGTAGCGCCCTCGGTAAAACTCTACGCGGCTTTAAAGAAGAAATGAATAATCCTCGCGAAGATGATGTCGATTACGAAAAAGAAGATTCATAA
- a CDS encoding phycocyanobilin:ferredoxin oxidoreductase, translating to MLETSQTSVREQLHPLIRNLAEAIASTWSKYLDLSPYQLPEGLGYIEGKLEGEKLAIENTCYQAPQFRKLHIELAKVGKNLDILHCVMFPQPSYSLPMFGCDLVGGRGQISAAIADLSPVNQERSLSSSYKNSLSALPNVEFSQPRDLPEWGDIFSEFCLFVRPTSPEEEAKFLNRVQEFLEIHCRHAINAQPVATLEEQASNLAGQCYYCNQQQQNDKTRRVLEKAFGVDWAETYMTSVLFDLPTV from the coding sequence ATGTTAGAAACATCTCAAACCTCGGTACGCGAACAGTTACACCCTTTAATCCGTAATTTAGCAGAAGCGATCGCCTCAACTTGGTCAAAGTATCTCGATCTCTCTCCTTATCAGTTACCAGAGGGACTCGGTTATATCGAAGGAAAACTCGAAGGCGAAAAATTGGCGATCGAAAACACTTGCTATCAAGCGCCTCAGTTTCGCAAACTACACATAGAATTAGCAAAAGTCGGCAAAAATCTCGATATTTTGCATTGTGTCATGTTTCCTCAACCAAGCTACAGTTTACCGATGTTTGGTTGCGATTTAGTTGGGGGACGAGGACAAATTAGCGCCGCGATCGCCGATCTCTCTCCAGTCAATCAAGAACGTAGTTTATCCTCCTCCTATAAAAATAGCCTCTCAGCGCTACCTAACGTCGAATTTTCGCAGCCTCGCGACCTGCCTGAATGGGGGGATATATTTTCTGAGTTTTGCTTGTTTGTACGCCCCACCAGCCCCGAAGAAGAAGCAAAATTTCTCAACCGCGTCCAAGAATTTTTAGAGATCCACTGTCGTCACGCAATTAATGCTCAACCTGTTGCGACACTCGAAGAACAAGCATCAAACCTAGCAGGACAATGTTACTATTGCAACCAACAGCAACAAAATGACAAAACTCGTCGCGTCCTAGAAAAAGCTTTCGGTGTAGACTGGGCGGAAACTTACATGACTTCGGTTTTATTCGATCTTCCCACGGTATGA
- a CDS encoding Uma2 family endonuclease, whose translation MSVSTPEKEVKPVAPEDVILPPSEIYSDEPPLESELHLRQMILLIQSLEGLWRDRHDFYAAGNLSIYYNANQLKSQDFRGPDFFVVLGTERKPRNSWVVWAEEGKYPNVIIEILSASTANTDRQLKKRLYQDTFRTPEYFWFYPQTQEFQGFCLVTGQYQTLEANEQGYLWSQQLGLYLGIKSQRLRFFDASGNLIPTPEEVALQEAQRADSEAQRANSEAQRADSEAQRADSEAQRAERLAAKLRELNIDPEEI comes from the coding sequence ATGTCCGTCAGCACTCCCGAAAAAGAAGTTAAACCAGTCGCCCCAGAAGATGTTATCTTGCCACCAAGTGAGATTTACAGCGACGAACCACCCTTGGAAAGTGAACTACATCTGCGGCAGATGATTTTGCTGATTCAAAGCTTAGAAGGGTTATGGCGCGATCGCCATGACTTCTATGCCGCCGGAAACCTGAGCATTTATTACAACGCTAATCAGCTTAAATCGCAAGATTTTCGCGGACCAGATTTCTTTGTCGTCTTAGGGACAGAACGCAAACCGCGCAATAGTTGGGTAGTCTGGGCAGAAGAGGGAAAATATCCCAATGTCATTATCGAAATTCTCTCTGCTAGTACCGCCAACACTGACCGACAATTAAAAAAACGGCTTTATCAAGATACCTTCCGCACTCCAGAATACTTTTGGTTTTATCCCCAAACCCAGGAATTTCAGGGATTTTGCTTAGTAACTGGGCAATATCAAACCTTAGAAGCCAACGAGCAAGGATATTTGTGGAGTCAGCAGTTAGGATTGTATCTCGGTATAAAGTCACAACGGTTGCGCTTTTTTGACGCTTCAGGTAACTTAATTCCTACACCGGAAGAAGTTGCACTCCAGGAAGCCCAAAGAGCCGATAGCGAAGCCCAAAGAGCCAATAGCGAAGCCCAGAGAGCCGATAGCGAAGCCCAAAGAGCCGATAGCGAAGCCCAAAGAGCCGAGCGACTAGCAGCGAAACTCAGAGAATTAAATATCGATCCAGAAGAAATTTAG